One segment of Stenotrophomonas sp. SAU14A_NAIMI4_8 DNA contains the following:
- a CDS encoding acyltransferase gives MVAKDRLQFLDALRGLAAVYVVLFHVQSMPAPALPVAAAWLPAVQMGATGVALFFVISAFSLCYTMPRHHASGRPLLSFYLHRFLRIAPLFYVLLMFSLFRDGRGDHPGHSWGEIAANLSFTFNLFPGWEQGIVWASWAVGVEMLFYAIFPALYLLVGKPRSAWLLMVGLQVLVVLAWLGWLGPRMAASLSDYGWLRHAPVFAMGLVAFHAFGALSRLPAQRARQWAHGLNLLGVLLLLLAASAIWWPAAGPWQWQLSGMAYLCLLLGFSQCPPGWLVNRWTAWLGAVSYSLYLGHPIVIAVLGPVFARVLEVQGGTLGYLLCASITLLVVLPLAALGHRFVEAPMIRLGKRLLSPAMPLHTAAANGQRDGGAR, from the coding sequence ATGGTTGCGAAGGATCGCCTGCAGTTTCTTGATGCCCTGCGTGGCCTGGCGGCCGTGTACGTCGTGCTGTTCCATGTGCAGTCGATGCCCGCACCTGCCTTGCCGGTGGCGGCGGCCTGGCTGCCGGCCGTGCAGATGGGGGCGACCGGCGTCGCGCTCTTCTTCGTGATCAGCGCGTTTTCCCTGTGCTACACCATGCCCCGGCACCATGCCAGCGGCAGGCCGCTGCTCAGCTTCTACCTGCACCGCTTCCTGCGCATCGCGCCGCTCTTCTATGTGCTGTTGATGTTTTCCCTGTTCCGCGATGGCCGCGGCGATCACCCTGGCCATTCATGGGGCGAGATCGCGGCGAACCTGTCCTTCACCTTCAACCTTTTCCCGGGGTGGGAACAGGGCATCGTATGGGCCAGCTGGGCGGTGGGCGTGGAGATGCTGTTCTACGCCATCTTCCCTGCGCTCTACCTGCTGGTCGGCAAGCCGCGCAGCGCCTGGCTGCTGATGGTGGGGCTGCAGGTGCTGGTGGTGTTGGCCTGGCTGGGCTGGCTCGGCCCGCGCATGGCAGCGTCATTGAGTGACTATGGGTGGCTGCGCCACGCCCCGGTCTTTGCGATGGGGCTGGTGGCCTTCCACGCCTTTGGCGCGCTGTCCCGATTGCCGGCGCAGCGCGCGCGGCAATGGGCCCACGGCTTGAATCTGCTGGGTGTGCTGCTGCTTCTGCTCGCCGCGTCCGCGATCTGGTGGCCTGCCGCCGGCCCTTGGCAGTGGCAGCTGTCAGGCATGGCATACCTGTGCCTGTTGCTGGGCTTCTCGCAGTGCCCGCCAGGTTGGCTCGTCAACCGCTGGACCGCATGGTTGGGAGCCGTGAGCTACTCGCTGTATCTCGGCCACCCGATCGTGATTGCGGTGCTCGGTCCCGTCTTCGCGCGGGTGCTTGAAGTGCAGGGCGGCACTCTCGGCTATCTGCTGTGCGCTTCGATCACGTTGCTGGTGGTGCTGCCCTTGGCTGCACTCGGCCATCGTTTCGTGGAAGCGCCGATGATTCGCTTGGGCAAGCGGTTGCTGTCGCCCGCGATGCCGCTGCACACCGCCGCCGCAAATGGGCAGCGTGATGGTGGCGCACGCTAG